In Arthrobacter sp. SLBN-112, a genomic segment contains:
- a CDS encoding ATP-dependent DNA helicase, with translation MAPRQEPEDGLEAAFRGAPAIRLLPPRQVHAEAIQLTPDQQAAVDVTQGSGPVLVPGAPGTGKTTVLVEAAVQRVFRDGVDPERMLILAPTRLAADFLRDRFTARLDRSLSTTPARTWASYAFDLIWRAKAEGVIQLSRPPRLLSGPEQDLIIKELLEGHRIPGLELPWPADLDGALETRGFRHEVRQLFDRVIESGRTAEDLSQLADQCGRPDWKAAAALYAEYRDVLDLRMPEAFDPAGIITAARQIFQDAPDFLEAERDRLQVVLVDDIQEANPAIFELLADIAAGSDCYVTSSPDTVVQGFRGARPDLVAELPRLLAAQAPVLERPLRYAHGLAPAVAESWLNVAGRISQRAGGQLARRLERPNRSAREDAPGLAENDVGPGRVEAHLVPTPVHELRYVAQRILDQHIKHNRGLGDMAVIVRNGGQVSELQRYLSGQGIPVRVPVAESAVRDEVAVRPLLDAFAIALDPALLTPEAAVSLLTSRIGGATSIELRRLRQSLRREELLGGGGRASDVLLVEALLEPGALGALGIEGRAARRTARMIQAGREAAALPGANAESVLWALWNSTGLASAWTAIALSGGPHGARADRDLDAMMALFHTAERYVDQMPGAGPEQFLEYLLNQELPMDTLAARAQLDDAVELMTPASAAGREWPVVIIAGLQEGVWPNTRLRGELLGSTLYADAVEHGPEYALQRDPLSRLRDIRYDELRSFSTAVSRARELLVCTAVSSEDDQPSSFLDFVAPLEPGQEGRVFTQVERPMTLRALVAELRQHAQSDAADPAHREEAAKVLAHLAAAEPAVAGAHPDSWWGLAPLTSSEAVVPPGATVFVSPSKVETVQKSPLDWFVQAAGGEAATDFARSLGTLVHAIAQDMPDASGSEYLAELVRRWPALGMKDNWEGRLDFQRAESMVRKLAQYVLTMRAEGRSLLGVEKDFDVALGEVVVDAAAPRDAVLRGQVDRLEVDDGGRLVVVDLKTGKRQPGKGELSRHPQLGAYQAAVVAGGFEAGSNGSGLSGGAVLAQLGTAAKNPSIQQQEALDPQENWALDMVKNAAAVMGGSEFVARHDPAKGSHGGHGCRLPEVCPLCARGRQVTE, from the coding sequence TTGGCCCCACGGCAAGAGCCGGAGGACGGCCTGGAGGCCGCATTCCGCGGTGCCCCTGCCATTCGGCTGCTTCCGCCGCGCCAGGTGCATGCGGAGGCAATCCAGCTGACGCCGGACCAGCAGGCAGCGGTGGATGTTACCCAGGGCTCCGGGCCCGTGCTCGTACCGGGCGCACCAGGCACAGGAAAGACCACCGTCCTGGTCGAGGCCGCAGTCCAACGGGTCTTCCGTGACGGGGTGGATCCGGAGCGCATGCTGATCCTGGCGCCCACCCGTCTTGCCGCAGACTTCCTGAGGGACCGCTTCACCGCGCGTTTGGACCGGAGCCTCAGCACCACTCCAGCCAGGACATGGGCATCGTATGCATTCGACCTCATCTGGCGGGCCAAGGCCGAGGGCGTCATCCAGCTCTCAAGGCCACCCCGCTTGTTGTCGGGTCCGGAGCAGGACCTGATCATCAAGGAACTCCTGGAAGGACACAGGATCCCCGGGCTGGAACTGCCGTGGCCGGCCGATCTGGATGGTGCACTGGAGACCCGCGGCTTCCGCCATGAGGTGCGGCAGCTCTTTGACCGCGTCATTGAATCCGGCCGCACGGCCGAGGACCTCTCGCAGTTGGCTGACCAGTGCGGCCGTCCGGACTGGAAAGCAGCAGCCGCCCTCTACGCCGAGTACCGGGACGTCCTGGACCTGAGGATGCCCGAAGCTTTCGATCCCGCCGGGATCATCACGGCCGCCCGCCAGATCTTCCAGGACGCGCCCGATTTCCTCGAGGCCGAGCGCGACCGCCTGCAGGTTGTGCTGGTGGACGATATCCAGGAGGCCAATCCGGCCATCTTCGAGCTGCTGGCCGATATCGCGGCCGGCAGCGACTGCTACGTGACCTCCTCCCCGGACACCGTAGTCCAGGGATTCCGCGGCGCCAGGCCGGATCTCGTGGCTGAACTGCCCCGGCTGCTGGCGGCACAGGCGCCTGTCCTTGAACGTCCGCTCCGCTACGCCCACGGTCTTGCCCCGGCGGTGGCCGAGTCATGGCTGAATGTTGCCGGCCGCATTTCCCAGCGGGCCGGCGGCCAGTTGGCGCGGCGCCTCGAGCGGCCCAACCGGTCGGCCCGGGAGGACGCGCCAGGGCTGGCCGAGAACGACGTCGGGCCCGGCCGGGTCGAGGCACACTTGGTCCCCACGCCCGTCCATGAACTGCGTTATGTTGCACAGCGAATCCTGGACCAGCACATCAAACACAACCGCGGCCTCGGGGACATGGCGGTGATCGTTCGCAATGGCGGCCAGGTCAGCGAGCTGCAACGATACTTGTCCGGGCAGGGCATCCCGGTCCGGGTTCCCGTGGCTGAATCGGCGGTCCGGGACGAGGTAGCGGTGCGGCCGCTCCTGGACGCCTTCGCCATTGCCTTGGATCCGGCCCTGCTGACGCCGGAAGCCGCGGTGTCCCTCCTGACGTCCCGCATCGGGGGAGCCACGTCCATCGAGCTGCGGCGGCTCCGGCAATCGCTGCGCCGGGAGGAGCTCCTGGGTGGCGGCGGGCGCGCCAGCGACGTGCTCCTGGTCGAGGCACTGCTCGAGCCGGGCGCGCTGGGTGCCCTGGGCATTGAAGGACGGGCAGCGCGGCGCACGGCCCGGATGATCCAGGCGGGCCGGGAGGCAGCCGCACTTCCCGGCGCCAACGCGGAATCCGTGTTGTGGGCTCTGTGGAATTCCACCGGCCTTGCCTCAGCATGGACTGCAATTGCCTTGTCCGGCGGTCCGCACGGGGCCCGGGCCGACCGCGACCTTGATGCGATGATGGCCCTCTTCCATACCGCCGAACGCTACGTGGACCAGATGCCCGGTGCGGGTCCTGAGCAGTTCCTGGAATACCTCCTGAACCAGGAGCTCCCCATGGACACCCTCGCGGCCCGCGCCCAGCTGGATGACGCTGTTGAACTGATGACGCCGGCCAGCGCCGCAGGCCGCGAATGGCCCGTCGTTATCATCGCCGGCTTGCAGGAGGGGGTGTGGCCCAACACCAGGCTCCGCGGCGAACTGCTCGGCAGCACCCTGTACGCCGACGCCGTAGAGCATGGGCCGGAGTATGCGCTCCAGCGCGACCCGTTGAGCCGGTTGCGGGATATCCGCTACGACGAACTGCGCAGCTTCTCCACGGCGGTATCCCGGGCACGCGAACTCCTGGTGTGCACCGCCGTCTCATCGGAAGACGACCAACCATCATCCTTCCTGGACTTCGTCGCACCCCTGGAACCCGGACAGGAGGGTCGCGTTTTCACCCAGGTTGAACGGCCGATGACCCTGCGCGCCCTGGTCGCCGAACTTCGCCAACATGCCCAATCCGATGCGGCCGATCCCGCCCACAGGGAAGAGGCTGCCAAGGTGCTGGCACATCTTGCCGCGGCGGAGCCGGCGGTCGCCGGTGCCCACCCGGACAGCTGGTGGGGGCTGGCCCCGCTCACTTCCTCCGAAGCGGTGGTTCCGCCGGGGGCAACCGTGTTTGTGTCCCCGTCCAAGGTGGAGACCGTGCAGAAGTCGCCCTTGGACTGGTTCGTCCAGGCGGCAGGCGGGGAGGCAGCCACCGACTTCGCCCGCAGCCTTGGCACCCTCGTGCACGCCATTGCCCAGGACATGCCGGACGCGTCCGGCTCGGAGTACCTGGCAGAGCTGGTGCGGCGCTGGCCGGCGCTCGGGATGAAGGACAACTGGGAAGGCAGGCTGGATTTCCAGCGTGCCGAGTCCATGGTGCGGAAGTTGGCTCAATACGTGTTGACCATGAGGGCTGAAGGCCGCAGCCTGCTGGGCGTGGAAAAGGACTTTGACGTTGCGCTCGGGGAAGTGGTGGTGGACGCCGCCGCGCCGCGTGATGCGGTACTCCGCGGGCAGGTGGACCGGCTGGAGGTCGACGACGGGGGACGCCTGGTGGTGGTGGACCTCAAGACCGGAAAACGGCAGCCCGGCAAGGGCGAGCTCTCGCGCCATCCCCAGCTCGGGGCGTACCAAGCGGCGGTGGTCGCCGGCGGGTTCGAGGCCGGCTCGAACGGCAGCGGCCTGTCCGGAGGTGCCGTGCTGGCGCAGCTCGGGACAGCGGCCAAGAACCCGTCCATCCAGCAGCAGGAAGCTCTGGACCCGCAGGAGAATTGGGCGTTGGACATGGTCAAGAATGCGGCCGCCGTGATGGGCGGCAGCGAATTCGTCGCGCGGCATGATCCGGCCAAGGGCAGCCACGGCGGCCATGGCTGCCGGCTTCCGGAGGTCTGCCCGCTGTGTGCGCGTGGACGGCAGGTGACCGAATGA
- a CDS encoding macrolide 2'-phosphotransferase, which translates to MRRKPIELAAIATAAVPGLTPTAVSSAPDDPADFDSALLLDSEGKRWRVRSPRHAEASARLETEFLVLRAFAPAVRAELPFLMPTVAGSVRLGTLSTFVYSHLSGTTRSVEELTTGPGSVAREIGTALAAIHDLPRSLVSNADLPSYTPNEFRQRRLNELDQAATTGKIPAALLRRWEHAMEDVSLWRFNPCVVHGDLHEDNLLIESGRVTAVTGWTDLRIGDPADDFAWLVASNEQDFIDAVLKAYTAGRRDTPDQHLLRRAALSAEFALAQYLVKGLAAGDEAMVREAEGMLESLASDIAEFGGQPISVEPLPDASSPDNSEAAAQVPAEDSAPAAAPGPARSGSSPAVTVVPVPVEPAEPAQPAVHVTPIPVDPPADEAPDAEDTAPTAKGPDDTSTAAISVINIKQG; encoded by the coding sequence GTGAGAAGAAAACCGATTGAGCTGGCGGCCATTGCAACCGCGGCAGTCCCCGGACTGACGCCGACGGCCGTTAGCTCTGCACCGGATGATCCCGCGGACTTCGACTCGGCGCTGCTCCTGGATTCAGAAGGCAAGCGCTGGCGGGTCAGGTCGCCGCGGCACGCCGAGGCCAGCGCCCGGCTGGAAACGGAGTTCCTGGTGCTCCGGGCCTTCGCTCCGGCCGTGCGGGCCGAGCTGCCTTTCCTCATGCCCACGGTGGCCGGCAGCGTACGGCTGGGAACCCTGAGCACCTTCGTGTACTCGCACCTGTCGGGCACCACGCGCAGCGTCGAGGAATTGACCACGGGTCCAGGCAGTGTCGCCCGCGAGATCGGCACCGCCCTGGCTGCCATTCACGACCTGCCCCGATCCCTGGTGAGCAACGCCGATCTCCCCAGCTACACGCCCAACGAGTTCCGCCAACGGAGGCTGAACGAGCTGGACCAGGCTGCCACCACAGGAAAGATTCCGGCCGCATTGCTGCGCCGCTGGGAACATGCCATGGAGGACGTGTCCCTGTGGCGCTTCAACCCCTGCGTCGTCCACGGCGACCTGCACGAGGACAACCTGCTCATCGAGTCCGGGCGGGTCACGGCAGTAACCGGCTGGACGGACCTGCGGATCGGTGACCCCGCGGACGACTTCGCCTGGTTGGTGGCCTCCAACGAACAGGACTTCATTGATGCAGTGCTGAAGGCCTATACCGCCGGCCGCCGTGATACCCCGGACCAGCACCTCCTGCGCCGGGCCGCCCTCTCAGCGGAGTTCGCACTTGCCCAGTACCTGGTCAAGGGACTCGCCGCCGGTGATGAGGCCATGGTCCGCGAGGCTGAAGGCATGCTGGAGAGCCTGGCCAGTGACATCGCCGAGTTCGGTGGCCAGCCCATCAGCGTCGAACCGCTTCCGGACGCTTCAAGCCCGGACAACTCCGAAGCGGCTGCACAGGTGCCGGCGGAAGACTCCGCGCCGGCAGCCGCCCCCGGGCCTGCACGCTCTGGGTCCTCCCCCGCCGTCACGGTGGTCCCTGTCCCGGTGGAACCGGCAGAGCCCGCACAGCCCGCGGTGCACGTGACTCCCATCCCGGTGGACCCGCCGGCTGACGAGGCACCTGACGCCGAGGATACGGCCCCGACGGCCAAAGGCCCGGATGACACCTCCACCGCCGCCATCTCGGTCATCAACATCAAGCAGGGCTGA
- a CDS encoding UvrD-helicase domain-containing protein, producing the protein MSHPMEVLPAGEATATPRFSPEELSVLLGEKNIPTPEQSAIISSPLAPRLVIAGAGSGKTATMADRVVWLVANGWVTPEEVLGVTFTRKAAGELATRIRSKLLALQRLAAKDTGAGMFPEGLRSSDALEPKVSTYHSFASGIVSDYGLRLGVERDVVLLGGAQAWQLASEVVEAYDGEYAHFRAAKSTLVKAVIQLAGECAEHLQEPEDVEAWLMARLSEFESLPYLADKKKNPPQAVSELAGMLRTRASVADMVGRYSAAKRARGALDFGDLVALAAKVAQEVPLAATMERQRYKVVLLDEFQDTSYAQLVLFSRLFGGGHAVTAVGDPNQSIYGFRGASAGQLFHFVREFPVRTGEAEGDSGWAPAPTSYLTTAWRNGRSILAAANVMSQSLGRSAAKRGPAGGKAAAAEVPPLQPSPYAVDGTVVPGRFASDVEEAAALAGDVLRYKVTDFESKTDGSAVPPALAVLCRRRAQMETVRRQFEARGIAYEIVGLGGLLDTPEIVDLVATLRVLADPGRSDALMRLLAGARWRIGPADLMALRDWSSQLARNRGKAPAGSDADVPDAGDDAVDGPVLEGDLTDGASLVEALDFLPRDGWTSSNGRTLGAAARSRLARLSAELRQLRGYLGDDLTTLLGEVERAMLLDIEVAARPGISIHQARRNLDAFQDAAAGFLRTSQRVDILAFLSWLEAASAEENGLEAPASDVNREAVQLLTVHASKGLEWDVVFVPGLNAGAFPSDRDSRWSSGAAALPWPLRGDRADLPQWDVEQPDQKGWLDAEKDFKAAVQAHGEEEERRLAYVAYTRAKHVLWVSSAAWVGSRAGRAEMSPFLAELETLTQAADDEPQAAALVHPLSLEEAALPDESPLTLETEEAMWPYDPLEGPTDARTGERLRMSRGRRAAMEAAAGRVVDLLKTGVVLPDGSGKPGGTGISRNGEGTPLTGAAAGWAREAALLLERRARRSGGQEVHLPTHISASTLVDLGEDPEAVVGRLRRPVPREPGMSARKGTAFHAWVEEYFGTAGMLDLGEAPGSDDHIDAAYDLDDMVATFKASPWADRSPAFVEVPVETRVGEVVVRGRVDAVFQDADGRWDLVDWKTGRRPSAGQLKTRSIQLAVYRLAWARLKGVPLEDVRAAFFYVADNAVVRPHDLGTAAELEGIVARALARA; encoded by the coding sequence ATGAGCCACCCGATGGAGGTCCTGCCTGCGGGGGAGGCCACCGCCACGCCCCGCTTCAGTCCGGAAGAACTGTCCGTTCTGCTCGGCGAAAAGAACATCCCGACGCCGGAGCAGTCCGCCATCATCTCTTCGCCCCTTGCGCCCCGGCTGGTGATCGCGGGGGCGGGCTCGGGGAAGACCGCCACCATGGCCGACAGGGTGGTGTGGCTCGTGGCCAACGGATGGGTCACTCCCGAGGAAGTCCTGGGGGTGACCTTCACCCGGAAGGCCGCCGGCGAACTCGCCACCCGGATCCGGTCCAAGCTCCTGGCCCTGCAGCGACTTGCTGCGAAGGACACCGGCGCCGGGATGTTTCCGGAGGGCCTGCGGAGCAGCGACGCACTGGAACCCAAGGTGTCCACGTACCATTCCTTCGCCAGCGGTATCGTCTCCGACTACGGTCTCCGGCTGGGCGTGGAACGCGATGTGGTGCTGCTGGGTGGAGCGCAGGCATGGCAACTTGCCAGCGAGGTGGTTGAGGCCTACGACGGCGAATACGCCCACTTCCGTGCTGCGAAATCCACCCTGGTGAAGGCCGTCATCCAGTTGGCGGGGGAGTGTGCCGAACACCTCCAGGAGCCCGAGGATGTCGAAGCCTGGTTGATGGCGCGCCTCTCGGAGTTTGAGTCCCTGCCGTACCTGGCGGACAAGAAGAAGAACCCGCCGCAGGCAGTCTCGGAGCTTGCCGGAATGCTGCGCACCAGGGCAAGCGTCGCTGACATGGTGGGCCGCTACTCTGCGGCGAAACGTGCCCGCGGCGCCCTCGATTTCGGGGACCTCGTGGCCCTCGCAGCGAAGGTTGCACAGGAGGTTCCGCTGGCGGCCACGATGGAGAGGCAGCGGTACAAGGTAGTCCTGCTCGACGAGTTCCAGGACACGTCGTACGCGCAACTGGTACTTTTCTCCCGCCTGTTCGGCGGCGGCCATGCGGTCACGGCAGTCGGCGACCCCAACCAGTCGATTTATGGGTTCCGCGGTGCTTCCGCCGGCCAGTTGTTTCACTTCGTCCGCGAATTTCCCGTCCGCACCGGTGAAGCGGAAGGCGATTCGGGCTGGGCGCCCGCCCCAACGTCCTACTTGACCACAGCCTGGCGTAACGGCCGCTCCATCCTCGCAGCCGCAAATGTGATGTCCCAGTCTCTTGGCCGGTCGGCGGCCAAGCGCGGCCCGGCAGGAGGCAAGGCGGCCGCTGCCGAAGTGCCTCCGCTGCAGCCCAGTCCATACGCCGTCGACGGAACCGTGGTACCGGGACGTTTCGCCAGCGACGTCGAGGAGGCCGCCGCGCTCGCCGGGGACGTCCTGAGGTACAAGGTGACGGACTTCGAATCCAAAACCGATGGATCGGCCGTTCCCCCAGCCCTGGCCGTACTGTGCCGCCGGCGGGCCCAGATGGAGACCGTCCGCAGGCAGTTCGAAGCCCGCGGCATCGCCTACGAAATCGTGGGCCTGGGCGGACTCCTGGACACCCCCGAGATCGTCGACCTCGTTGCCACCCTCCGTGTCCTTGCAGACCCTGGCCGTTCCGATGCCCTCATGCGGCTCCTGGCCGGTGCACGGTGGCGCATAGGTCCCGCGGACTTGATGGCCCTGCGGGACTGGTCCAGCCAGTTGGCGCGAAACCGCGGCAAAGCCCCGGCCGGGTCCGACGCCGACGTCCCCGACGCCGGTGACGACGCCGTGGACGGGCCGGTCCTGGAAGGCGACCTGACCGACGGTGCCAGCCTGGTGGAGGCCCTGGACTTCCTGCCGCGCGACGGTTGGACGTCGTCGAACGGCCGTACCCTTGGGGCGGCGGCCCGTTCCCGGCTTGCCCGGTTGTCAGCGGAACTGCGGCAATTGCGCGGCTACCTGGGAGATGACCTCACCACGCTCCTGGGTGAAGTGGAGCGGGCGATGCTCCTGGATATCGAGGTGGCGGCACGGCCGGGGATCAGCATCCACCAGGCGCGGCGCAACCTCGACGCCTTCCAGGATGCGGCCGCCGGATTCCTCCGAACCTCCCAAAGGGTGGATATCCTCGCCTTCCTATCATGGCTGGAGGCTGCCTCGGCTGAGGAAAACGGCCTGGAAGCGCCTGCCAGCGACGTGAACCGGGAAGCAGTCCAGTTGTTGACCGTCCATGCGTCCAAGGGCCTGGAATGGGATGTAGTCTTCGTTCCCGGGCTGAACGCGGGAGCCTTCCCGAGCGACAGGGACTCCCGCTGGAGCAGCGGTGCGGCAGCGCTTCCCTGGCCCTTGCGCGGAGACCGGGCCGACCTTCCCCAGTGGGACGTGGAACAACCGGACCAGAAGGGCTGGCTGGACGCCGAGAAGGATTTCAAGGCCGCGGTGCAGGCCCATGGTGAAGAGGAAGAACGGCGGCTCGCCTACGTGGCCTACACCAGGGCCAAGCATGTGTTGTGGGTATCCAGCGCCGCCTGGGTGGGTTCACGCGCCGGACGGGCAGAGATGTCCCCATTCCTGGCGGAGCTTGAAACGCTGACCCAAGCGGCCGACGACGAGCCTCAGGCTGCTGCCCTGGTCCATCCGTTGTCGCTGGAAGAGGCTGCCCTTCCGGACGAGAGTCCGTTGACCCTTGAGACGGAAGAGGCAATGTGGCCCTATGACCCGCTGGAAGGTCCAACGGATGCGCGGACCGGTGAGCGGCTCCGCATGTCGCGTGGGCGCAGGGCGGCCATGGAAGCTGCGGCGGGGCGGGTGGTTGACCTGCTAAAGACCGGTGTGGTCCTGCCCGATGGGTCCGGGAAGCCCGGTGGAACAGGCATTTCCCGGAACGGCGAGGGGACTCCGCTCACGGGAGCGGCGGCCGGCTGGGCGAGGGAAGCTGCGCTGTTGCTGGAACGCCGGGCAAGAAGGTCAGGTGGCCAGGAGGTGCACCTGCCCACCCATATCTCCGCCTCCACCCTCGTGGACCTCGGGGAGGACCCTGAGGCGGTGGTGGGGCGGCTGCGCAGGCCGGTGCCGCGCGAACCGGGCATGTCGGCGCGGAAGGGCACAGCTTTCCACGCCTGGGTGGAGGAATACTTCGGAACTGCCGGGATGCTTGACCTCGGCGAGGCGCCGGGTTCGGATGACCACATTGACGCTGCCTACGACCTCGACGACATGGTGGCCACGTTCAAGGCCTCCCCGTGGGCCGACAGGTCCCCGGCGTTCGTGGAGGTTCCGGTTGAAACGAGGGTTGGTGAAGTTGTTGTCCGGGGACGGGTCGACGCCGTCTTCCAGGACGCCGACGGCCGCTGGGACCTGGTGGACTGGAAGACAGGCCGGCGCCCCTCGGCCGGGCAGCTGAAGACCCGTTCAATCCAGCTGGCCGTGTACCGGCTTGCATGGGCGCGCCTGAAGGGCGTTCCGCTGGAGGACGTGCGGGCTGCGTTCTTTTATGTGGCAGACAACGCCGTGGTCCGGCCGCACGACCTTGGGACGGCCGCCGAGTTGGAAGGAATCGTAGCGCGCGCGCTCGCACGGGCGTGA
- the nudC gene encoding NAD(+) diphosphatase — translation MSHTESVLPVHQVAPARLPANHLADTLLPVRPALVDRGSAARIRPGMIDDLLTGPDALAIVLSGRQGLVQDSSMVLASARDLLADLDGAGSSPELVVYLGSALPGSDLPEGTELLLFVLPHPPEPGTAGIPADAAWAGFRDVATGLTATSTALFVESSAIANWHAGHTHCPRCGSPTDVEAGGWVRRCPADNSEHYPRTDPAIIVTVVGPDGRLLLGGGGPLDARNYSTLAGFVEPGESLEQAVVREIQEEVGVRVTACQYLGSQSWPFPASLMLGFTAVTEDTQATPDGVEVTRARWFSREELQEAVLSGEITISSRLSIARSLIEHWYGGRIRDLTGA, via the coding sequence ATGAGCCATACGGAGTCTGTCCTGCCCGTTCACCAGGTTGCGCCGGCACGGTTGCCCGCGAACCACCTGGCGGACACCCTGCTCCCGGTGCGGCCTGCCTTGGTGGACCGGGGCTCTGCCGCACGCATCAGGCCCGGCATGATCGATGACCTGCTGACCGGTCCGGATGCCCTGGCCATCGTCCTGTCGGGCCGGCAGGGCCTGGTGCAGGACAGCAGCATGGTCCTCGCCTCCGCGAGGGATCTCCTGGCGGATCTCGACGGGGCCGGATCCTCTCCTGAACTCGTCGTGTACCTCGGATCCGCCCTGCCCGGGTCGGACCTCCCCGAGGGCACTGAACTGTTGCTCTTCGTCCTGCCCCATCCGCCCGAGCCCGGTACTGCCGGCATCCCTGCGGATGCGGCCTGGGCGGGTTTCAGGGACGTTGCGACTGGCCTGACTGCCACCTCCACGGCGTTGTTCGTGGAATCCAGTGCTATCGCCAACTGGCATGCAGGCCACACGCACTGCCCCCGCTGCGGCTCGCCCACGGACGTGGAAGCCGGCGGCTGGGTCCGCCGTTGCCCGGCTGATAATTCGGAACACTATCCGCGGACCGATCCCGCGATCATCGTCACGGTCGTTGGCCCGGATGGGCGGCTGCTGCTGGGCGGTGGGGGTCCCCTGGATGCCAGGAACTACTCCACCCTGGCCGGGTTCGTTGAGCCGGGCGAATCACTGGAGCAGGCCGTAGTGCGCGAGATCCAGGAGGAAGTGGGAGTCCGCGTCACTGCCTGCCAGTATCTCGGCTCCCAGTCGTGGCCGTTCCCTGCCTCCCTTATGCTTGGATTTACGGCCGTCACCGAGGACACCCAGGCAACGCCCGACGGCGTGGAGGTCACCAGGGCGCGCTGGTTCAGCCGCGAGGAACTCCAGGAAGCCGTGCTCAGTGGCGAAATCACTATTTCAAGCAGGCTTTCCATTGCCCGTTCACTGATTGAGCACTGGTACGGCGGCCGGATCCGGGACCTGACCGGAGCCTAA